AACAAACAATAAAAACTACTTTCTCTTTTTCTTCAGTTGCGGCGGAACATCCTGCCCTTCCTCTATAATCCCAGCTTTCAAAAGCTTGTGCCGAAGCGCCCGAATCTCAAGTCTCCGGAGAGCCGACTTCTTTTTTTTAAACGAAGACGCGGGCCGCTTGTGATAGCGCACTTTTCGAGCTTCTTTTAAAAGCCCTGCCTGCTGGGCTTTTCGCGTAAAACGCCTCAGAAGGCCGGCAATGCTTTCTTTTTCCCT
Above is a genomic segment from bacterium containing:
- the rpsU gene encoding 30S ribosomal protein S21, producing MVEVSRREKESIAGLLRRFTRKAQQAGLLKEARKVRYHKRPASSFKKKKSALRRLEIRALRHKLLKAGIIEEGQDVPPQLKKKRK